Genomic segment of Streptomyces longhuiensis:
TTCGTGTCGAACCTGAACTACGTGCTGGTCGCCGTGGTGGGTGGCCTGCGGGTCGCCTCGGGTTCGCTGTCGATCGGTGACGTCCAGGCGTTCATCCAGTACTCGCGGCAGTTCTCCATGCCGCTGACGCAGGTCGCCTCGATGGCGAACCTGGTGCAGTCGGGCGTCGCGTCGGCCGAGCGGATCTTCGAACTGCTCGACGCGGACGAGCAGGAGGCCGACCCGGTGCCGGGCGAGAAGCCCGATCTGCTGCGCGGGCTCGTCGAGTTCGAGAACGTGTCCTTCCGCTACGAGCAGGACAAGCCCCTCATCGAGGACCTGTCCCTCGCCGTGGAGCCGGGGCACACCGTCGCCATCGTCGGCCCGACGGGCGCCGGCAAGACGACCCTGGTCAACCTGCTGCTCCGCTTCTACGAGGTCACCGGCGGGCGCATCACCCTCGACGGGGTCGACGTGGCGAAGATGTCGCGCGACGAACTCCGTTCCGGGATCGGCATGGTGCTCCAGGACACGTGGCTGTTCGGCGGCACGATCGCGGACAACATCGCGTACGGCGCGGCGAAGGACGTCACCCGGGAGCAGATCGAGGAGGCGGCGCGGGCCGCCCACGCGGACCGGTTCATCCGGACGCTGCCCGAGGGCTACGACACCGTGATCGACGACGAGGGGTCGGGGGTCAGCGCCGGTGAGAAGCAGCTCATCACCATCGCGCGCGCGTTCCTTTCGGACCCGGTGATACTCGTCCTCGACGAGGCGACGAGCTCCGTCGACACCCGTACCGAGGTGCTCATCCAGAAGGCGATGGCGCGGCTCGCCCACGGGCGGACCAGCTTCGTCATCGCTCACCGGCTGTCCACGATCCGCGACGCCGACACCATCCTGGTGATGGAGAACGGAGACATCGTGGAGCAGGGCACCCACGATGCGTTGCGCGCCGCGGGTGGGGCGTACGAGCGGCTGTACGAGGCTCAGTTCGCGCAGGCCGTGGTGGAGGTGGAGTAGCCGCGTCATGGGGGGGGTGGGGTTCTGCGTGCGGGTCGTTCGTGGCTGAGTGCGCCGTTCCCCGCGCCCCTGATGGTTCGACTGCGGGTTGTGGGGGTTGAGCGCGCCGTTCCCCGCGCCCCCGATGGTTCGACTGCGGGCTGTAGGGGTTGAGCGCGCCGTTCCCCGCGCCTCTTTTTTGGGGGGCCGCCCTCAGTCCAAGTAGCCCCTCAGCTGGTCCGCGAAAGCGTGGTCCCTGAGTTTGTTCAGGGTCTTGGACTCGATCTGGCGGATGCGTTCCCGGGTCACCCCGAATATGCGGCCGATCTCCTCCAGCGTGCGGGGGCGGCCGTCCGCCAGGCCGTAGCGGAGCTGGACCACCTTGCGTTCGCGTTCGCCGAGGGTGGAGAGGACCGCCTCCAGGTGTTCGCGCAGGAGGAGGAACGCGGCCGACTCGACGGGGGACGCCGCGTCGCCGTCCTCGATCAGGTCGCCCAGCGCGACGTCGTCCTCCTCCCCCACGGGCGCGTGCAGCGACACCGGTTCCTGGGCCAGGCGCAGGACTTCGCTGACCCGCTCCGGCGGCAGGTCGAGATGGGCGGCGACCTCTTCGGGCGTGGGTTCGTAGCCGCGTTCCTGGAGCATGCGGCGCTGGACGCGCACGACCCGGTTGATCAGCTCGACGACGTGCACCGGGACGCGGATCGTGCGGGCCTGGTCGGCGAGGGCCCGTGACATGGCCTGCCGGATCCACCAGGTCGCGTACGTCGAGAACTTGTAGCCGCGGGCGTAGTCGAACTTCTCGACCGCCCTGATCAGGCCGAGGTTTCCCTCCTGGACCAGGTCCAGCATGGTCAGGCCGCGGCCCACGTAACGTTTGGCGACCGAGACGACGAGGCGCAGGTTGGCCTCGATGAGGCGGCGCTTGGCCATCCGGCCCATCACGACGAGTTTGTCGAGGTCGATGGCGAGCTGGGAGTCCGGGTCGGGGGTGCCCGTCAGCTTCTCCTCCGCGAAGAGACCGGCCTCGACCTTGCGGGCCAGGTCGACCTCCTCCGCGGCCGTGAGCAGCGGGATCCGTCCGATCTCGCGCAGGTACTGGCGGAACAGGTCCGAGGAGGGGCCGCCCGTGTCGGTGCGGCCGCGCGAGGGCGGCGGCTCG
This window contains:
- a CDS encoding ABC transporter ATP-binding protein; the encoded protein is MAGPGGRMMAGGPDQRSMDFKGSGKRLIRQFKPERTTMYAMVACVVLSVGLSVLGPKILGRATDLVFAGIIGRQMPAGSSKAQVIEGMRAKGDSGVADMLSGIDFTPGQGIDFGAVGSVLGIALFTFLGAGLLMAVATRLSNRALNKTVFRMREDIQAKLSRLPLSYFDKRQRGEVLSRATNDIDNIGQTLQQTMGQLINSLLTIIGVLVMMFWISPLLALVALVTVPLSFLIATRVGKRSQPQFVQQWKTTGKLNAHIEEMYTGHNLVKVFGRQEESAKAFAEQNDALYEAGFKAQFNSGMMQPLMFFVSNLNYVLVAVVGGLRVASGSLSIGDVQAFIQYSRQFSMPLTQVASMANLVQSGVASAERIFELLDADEQEADPVPGEKPDLLRGLVEFENVSFRYEQDKPLIEDLSLAVEPGHTVAIVGPTGAGKTTLVNLLLRFYEVTGGRITLDGVDVAKMSRDELRSGIGMVLQDTWLFGGTIADNIAYGAAKDVTREQIEEAARAAHADRFIRTLPEGYDTVIDDEGSGVSAGEKQLITIARAFLSDPVILVLDEATSSVDTRTEVLIQKAMARLAHGRTSFVIAHRLSTIRDADTILVMENGDIVEQGTHDALRAAGGAYERLYEAQFAQAVVEVE
- a CDS encoding RNA polymerase sigma factor → MPESSERGRNPDNGSDTPAVPPNAYGTDSGVAAVADPGVPLPHASAAITLEVAPVQTQTLSQTGAARQSAQGAPAPDTDAEALPAVPQQRGPENHPDSDPPDDPAGTPQPADTAELAEPDAESESDPEPRQAGARPPVALLLDTVDSETPEPPPSRGRTDTGGPSSDLFRQYLREIGRIPLLTAAEEVDLARKVEAGLFAEEKLTGTPDPDSQLAIDLDKLVVMGRMAKRRLIEANLRLVVSVAKRYVGRGLTMLDLVQEGNLGLIRAVEKFDYARGYKFSTYATWWIRQAMSRALADQARTIRVPVHVVELINRVVRVQRRMLQERGYEPTPEEVAAHLDLPPERVSEVLRLAQEPVSLHAPVGEEDDVALGDLIEDGDAASPVESAAFLLLREHLEAVLSTLGERERKVVQLRYGLADGRPRTLEEIGRIFGVTRERIRQIESKTLNKLRDHAFADQLRGYLD